Proteins co-encoded in one Callospermophilus lateralis isolate mCalLat2 chromosome 2, mCalLat2.hap1, whole genome shotgun sequence genomic window:
- the Gpr152 gene encoding putative G-protein coupled receptor 152 yields MATRQGGGGKGGDKLPPGAPTRCPVHVQQDTGDTVMAANLDVAGRGPRTELDDEDYYPQGGWDTVFLVALLLLGLPANGLMAWLAGSQARHGAGTRLALLLLSLALSDFLFLAAAAFQILEIQHGGHWPLGTAACRFYYFLWGVSYSSGLFLLAALSLDRCLLALCPRWYPGRRPARLPLWVCAGVWVLATLFSVPWLVFPEATVWWYDLVICLDFWDSEELPLRMLEILGGFLPFLLLLVCHALTQATACRTCCRHQPSPPPPACHGFARVAKTILSAYVVLQLPYQLAQLLYLAFLWDLYPGYLLWEALVYSDYLILLNSCLSPFLCLVASADLRVLLHAVFSSFAAALCEEQPGSFTPAEPQPQVGSEGPTPPGPMAAAQPRLDAVALPQVSPTAQTQSDAVAREQPMVEAHTPASASGLATTPCDEASPGPSPGPTSGASGNPATQAVPEGESPGSAPPEEASSTGPT; encoded by the exons ATGGCGACTCGACAAGGGGGAGGTGGGAAAGGAGGTGATAAGTTGCCCCCAGGGGCCCCTACGAG GTGCCCAGTCCATGTCCAGCAGGACACTGGGGACACTGTTATGGCAGCCAACCTGGACGTTGCTGGCCGTGGGCCCCGCACAGAACTGGACGATGAGGACTACTACCCGCAGGGTGGCTGGGACACAGTCTTCCTAGTGGCTTTGCTGCTCCTGGGGCTGCCAGCCAACGGGCTGATGGCGTGGCTGGCCGGCTCCCAGGCCCGGCATGGGGCGGGCACGAGGCTGGCCTTGCTCCTGCTCAGCCTGGCCCTCTCTGACTTCTTGTTCCTGGCAGCAGCAGCCTTTCAGATTCTGGAGATCCAGCATGGAGGGCACTGGCCACTGGGGACAGCTGCCTGCCGCTTCTACTACTTCCTGTGGGGTGTGTCCTACTCCTCCGGCCTCTTTCTGCTGGCAGCCCTCAGCCTGGACCGCTGCCTGCTGGCACTGTGCCCGCGTTGGTACCCTGGGCGCCGCCCGGCCCGTCTGCCCCTGTGGGTCTGTGCTGGGGTCTGGGTGCTGGCCACACTCTTCAGTGTGCCCTGGCTGGTCTTCCCTGAGGCCACCGTCTGGTGGTACGACCTGGTCATTTGCCTGGACTTCTGGGACAGTGAGGAGCTGCCCCTGCGGATGCTCGAGATCCTGGGGGGCTTCCTGCCATTCCTCCTGCTGCTGGTCTGCCACGCGCTCACCCAGGCCACCGCCTGCAGGACCTGCTGCCGCCACCAGCCCTCGCCCCCGCCACCCGCCTGCCATGGCTTTGCCCGCGTGGCCAAGACCATTCTGTCAGCTTATGTGGTCCTGCAGCTGCCCTACCAGCTGGCACAGCTGCTCTACCTGGCCTTCCTGTGGGACCTCTACCCCGGGTACCTGCTCTGGGAGGCCCTGGTCTACTCGGACTACCTGATCCTGCTCAACAGCTGTCTGAGTCCCTTCCTCTGCCTCGTGGCCAGTGCCGACCTCCGGGTCCTGCTGCACGCCGTGTTCTCCTCTTTTGCAGCCGCTCTCTGCGAGGAACAGCCAGGCAGCTTCACGccagctgagccccagccccaggtggGCTCTGAGGGCCCGACTCCGCCAGGGCCCATGGCTGCGGCCCAGCCACGACTGGATGCCGTGGCCCTGCCTCAGGTGAGCCCCACGGCCCAGACACAGTCGGATGCTGTGGCCCGGGAACAGCCAATGGTTGAGGCTCATACCCCGGCCTCTGCTTCTGGCTTGGCCACCACCCCCTGTGATGAAGCCTCCCCTGGCCCATCCCCAGGGCCCACCTCGGGAGCCTCTGGGAACCCAGCCACACAGGCTGTCCCTGAGGGAGAGAGCCCTGGCAGTGCCCCGCCAGAGGAAGCCTCCAGCACAGGCCCCACGTGA